The uncultured Desulfuromusa sp. genome has a segment encoding these proteins:
- a CDS encoding sugar transferase: MGWAQINGRDELPIPVKVDFDEYYLQNRSFLLDLKIILMTVYNVVKSDGVSH, translated from the coding sequence ATGGGTTGGGCGCAGATCAATGGTCGCGATGAATTGCCTATCCCGGTTAAGGTTGATTTCGATGAATACTATCTACAGAATCGATCTTTTTTGTTGGATCTGAAGATTATTTTGATGACGGTTTATAATGTTGTCAAGAGTGACGGGGTGTCACACTG
- a CDS encoding DegT/DnrJ/EryC1/StrS aminotransferase family protein, translating into MLNGPFSPWPSYTEDEANTVKNVILSNKVNYWTGQEGRQFEKEFAAFAETEYAVAVANGTVALDLAMKVLDIDQGDEVVVTSRTFLASVSSIVTSGAIPVFADVDPNSQNITADSIGTVLSPKTRAIVCVHLAGWPCDMDPVMALAQEHGLFVIEDCAQAHGARYKGRSVGSIGHVGCWSFCQDKIMTTGGEGGMVTTNDRELWSRMWSYKDHGKSWGAVYEKQHPPGFRWLHESFGTNGRMTEMQAAIGRIQLKRMPQWHAARTSNAKRILDTARVLPGLRVPDVPNDIDHAWYKCYLFVDPLQLRPGWNRDRIMNAITAEGVPCFSGSCSEVYLEKAFDGTGWRPEERLPVAKELGETSLMFLVHPTLTEIEIQKTCDVLEMVMKEAAI; encoded by the coding sequence GTGTTAAATGGTCCTTTTTCACCTTGGCCCTCTTACACTGAGGATGAGGCCAATACTGTAAAAAATGTTATCCTCTCCAATAAAGTTAATTACTGGACTGGACAGGAAGGACGGCAATTTGAAAAGGAATTTGCTGCTTTTGCCGAAACCGAATATGCCGTAGCCGTGGCGAATGGGACTGTTGCTCTTGATCTGGCAATGAAGGTCCTGGATATTGACCAGGGAGATGAGGTTGTGGTCACTAGTCGAACCTTTCTGGCTTCTGTTTCATCCATTGTTACTTCTGGAGCCATACCCGTTTTTGCCGATGTCGACCCAAACAGTCAAAATATTACAGCTGACTCGATTGGCACTGTTTTATCGCCGAAAACTAGGGCAATTGTTTGTGTCCATTTAGCTGGCTGGCCCTGTGATATGGATCCAGTTATGGCTCTTGCGCAGGAACATGGTCTTTTTGTTATCGAAGATTGTGCTCAAGCCCACGGTGCGCGCTACAAAGGGCGAAGCGTTGGTAGTATCGGTCATGTTGGCTGTTGGTCGTTCTGTCAGGACAAAATCATGACGACCGGAGGCGAGGGTGGTATGGTCACGACCAATGACCGGGAACTCTGGTCGAGGATGTGGTCTTATAAGGATCATGGTAAGTCTTGGGGGGCGGTTTATGAAAAACAACATCCACCTGGTTTCCGCTGGTTGCATGAATCTTTTGGCACCAATGGACGCATGACGGAGATGCAAGCGGCCATTGGACGGATTCAGTTGAAACGTATGCCCCAATGGCATGCAGCGCGGACTTCCAACGCTAAGAGAATTCTTGACACTGCTCGTGTTTTGCCGGGATTGCGTGTTCCCGATGTACCCAATGATATTGACCATGCATGGTATAAATGCTACCTGTTCGTTGATCCTTTGCAATTAAGGCCAGGTTGGAACCGCGATCGGATCATGAATGCGATTACAGCTGAAGGTGTACCATGTTTCTCGGGTTCATGCTCAGAAGTGTATCTGGAAAAAGCTTTTGATGGTACAGGCTGGCGGCCAGAGGAACGGTTGCCAGTGGCTAAGGAATTAGGGGAAACAAGTCTGATGTTTTTGGTACACCCAACATTGACTGAAATAGAGATTCAAAAAACTTGTGATGTGTTGGAAATGGTGATGAAAGAGGCTGCAATCTGA